DNA sequence from the Prolixibacter sp. SD074 genome:
GAACTTTAAACACTATAGCGTTTGCATAAAATTATCACCGATGATGAATTAACAAACTTTGGGACAAAAGTATCTGCGAATACCCACAGAAGTTTTTAATCTTCATCTATTTTATCAATTAATTTTTAAATTAGCGAAGAAACTGAAATCGTAACACGAACAAACAAAAGCATCTTCTCATGAAAAAAATTATTATGTTCCTGATGGTTGCTGCCATCGCATTTGCAGGTTGTAAAAATCAATCGAAAAAAGCTACCAAAGAAAACACCGCTGCAAAAAAAGTAGAAAAAAGCGTACCTGCCCCCCTCAACACATTAACTGACCAGGAAAAGAAAGACGGCTGGATCCTGTTGTTTGACGGCAAAACTTCCGACGGCTGGCGTGGTTATAAAAAAGATCACTTCCCGGCAGGTTGGGAAGTTGCTGACGGAACGTTGCACTGCCTTGGCTCCGGACGTGGAGAAGCCGGTTCTGTAGACGGTGGTGACATCATCTATGATAAAAAATACGGCAACTTCGACCTGAAACTGGATTGGAAAATTTCGGAAGGTGGAAACTCAGGTATCATGTATCTCGGACAGGAAACCAAAGATCATATCTGGGAAACTGCGCCCGAAATGCAAATTCTGGATAACGAGCGTCACCCGGATGCCAAATTGGGGAAAGACGGAAACCGCCAGGCAGGTTCGCTGTATGACCTCATCCCGGCAAAACCGCAAAATGCCAAGCCAGCCGGCGAATGGAATTCCATTGAAATTATCAGTTACAAGGGGACCATTGTACACAAACAAAACGGTGAAACCGTTGTTGAATACCACCTCTGGACTCCGGAATGGAACAAACTGGTTGCCGGCTCCAAATTCCCGGCACTGAACCCCGACTGGGCAAACGTTGCCACTGAAGGTTACATCGGACTGCAGGACCACGGAGACGATGTTTGGTTCCGCAACATTAAAATTAAAGAACTCTAAAAAGGATCTTCTAAAAAAAAAGGCCAGGAAAGTCCCGGGCCTTTTTTTTATCAATCAGGATTGTATCCCGAGCGGTTCAGAATTTCACTGTAATTGGTGTCTTTCATAAATGCTTCAAGGCTTACCCCCTTATTCTTTCTCATGTACTGCCGAACGATTTGCCACCCGAGCCAAACCCCTGTTCGCCCGGGAGATTCGGAAGTAAAACTACTGGTGTAAGGCGCCGGATTGATATAATGCAAAACTTCCAGGTGTTCGGTCGAGAAAAGCAACTTATGTCCCACCAGGTAAGTCCACATTGCCCCTTCATTCTTTTTACACCACTCCAGCTTTTTCGCAGGATATCCAATTTTCAGGCTGTCCTCCATTTCTGGAAACATGGCATCCAAAAAGTACATCAGCTTTCCCTGGTAAATCATATGTTGAATAAGTTTACTTCCGTTAAGGTTCCCGGGATATTCCGACATGGCCCAACCGCGCATGGCATCCGGGGCAATCATCTGCGGACGCATATTTTTCCTGCGGTAATCAGACAAAGCCAGTTCTTTGTAAAAAGCATTACCTGCTCCAAGGTAGTTGTCGAGACTAATTCCCAAAATTCCCTGAGCCATTACAACCGACTGATTGAAGCCCGAAATACAGGTATAAACCTTTGGGACCTCCATATCGGGAAAATAATATTTATAATGTTTGAACGCCTCCGTCAACTGCCCTTCCAGTCCCGATAAATCAGGATATACCGAATCAACTGCAGCCTTGGCCTTTTGAATCATCGGATCAGTTAAAAACTTCTGAAGATAATCTGGATATTGAATATCATCCGGATTTCCCAACCGAATCATCCGGTAATTATACAGATTGAAAAAATTGCCATACCCCTTTTTGAGCTGCGGCAGCATCGAATCCTCATTCAACGGCGTAACCTTAAATAAATCCTGGTCTAGCCGATTTATTTTTACAGAAACATCGATACCTGAAACATCTATTTTTAACGGATTCTGCCGGCAGGCTGTGAAACCAATTAACAGCGCCGGAATAAGCAGCAGGAAAATTTTCTTCATCTGGTTCAATTTAGAATTATCATTAATTTTGTTCAATTCACTTAAAAACCGGAGATTTGTGTCTTAACCAAAGTTTTAACGAAGCCTTGCAAACAAAGCGCTTTTTCATAAACTTCGTGTAAAAATAAAAAACCAGCAGTAAATTATTTGTGTAATCTTGATTATCGTAAAATGAAAAAACCTCTTGCACTCGCAGTTGTTCTAACGATGATGGCTTTCTCATCATACGCTCAGCGGCCATTTCGTCTAACATTTGTAGCCAGTCCGCAGTTTTCGTGGTTAACATCCGACTCGAAAAGCGTGAAAAACGACCAGTCTCATCTGGGTTTTGATTATGGTGTTGAAGCCGATATTTTTCTCGGAAGCGAAAGTTATGCCTTGACTACCGGTTTGACCATGAACCAAACGGGAGGGAACCTGATTTACCAAACCGGGCAGAATTTCACATTTGCCGGCGAATCGCTTCCTCCCGGAACGCAGATAGAATATCGACTGAAGTACCTGGAAGTGCCTCTCGCGATAAAACTTCGGTCAAAAGATTTTGGGCGAATGAATATTTATGCCCAGTTCGGATTGACCAATTATTTGAATATTAAATCTTCAGGAACGAGCAGTGATGGCACTCTGGACCATACCAATGTCAGTGATGAGGTGAAAATGTTTAATATGGGTTTGAATATTGGATTTGGATTGGAGCACGATTTGGGCGGAAACAATGCGTTGACTGCCGGTGTTACATACAACAACGGTTTCACCGATGTAACTTCGAATTCCTCCGTCAAGGATAACACCAATCTGAAAAGTCTGCGGTTTCGTCTCGGATTCATTTTTTAATTTAGTTAACTGTCACTCTAAGCATACGCTGAAACAATGAAAATTGCGCTGGCACAACTGAATTACCATATCGGTAATTTTCAGGATAACAAGGGAAAAATCATTCGCAACATCGGCAAGGCCCGTGAGGCGGGCGCCGAATTGGTCGTGTTTTCGGAGTTATCGGTCACCGGTTATTACCCGCACGATTTGCTCGAACGGAAAGAGTTTATTGAGCATTCGCAGAAAACCATCGAAGAGATTGCCCGCCACTGTACGGGCATCGCTGCCTTGGTGGGCGGACCAGGCATTAACCGCAGCCCGAAAGGAAAAATGCTGTACAACAGCGCTTTTTTCCTGAAGGATGGCAAGATTGAAAGTGTGCATCACAAAACGCTTTTGCCCACGTACGATGTGTTTGATGAGTACCGCCACTTTGAACCCAACCATAATTTCGAACTAATCGAATTAAACGGGAAAAAACTGGCCGTTACCATTTGTGAGGATTTGTGGTACAACCAACCGGTATTAAGCGCTTTCGGGAGGGAAAAATTGTATGCGGTTTCCCCAATGGAAGAATTCGCAAAGCAAAATCCCGATTTGGTTATTAACCTTTCAGCGTCGCCCTTTTCCTACAACCAGGAGAAGCTTCGCAAAGACATTTTGCTGAACAATGCCCACGATTTCAATATCCCGATTGTTTATGTAAACCAGGTAGGCGCACAAACTGAAATCATCTTCGATGGTGGTTCTCTTTTCATCGATGCCAATGGTGACGTGGTAGATGAGCTGGCCTATTTCGAAGAAGACTTCCGGATTATCGATACCGAAAACACCAAATCGAAAGGCATCTTGCGCGAATACGAGCCCATCGCGAAAATGTACGGCGCGCTGATTTTGGGTATCAAGGACTATTTCGGAAAAATGGATTTCAAACAAGCCACCTTAGGACTTTCAGGCGGAATCGATTCAGCGGTAACCGTCGTTTTGGCTGCCCGCGCACTTGGCCCCGAAAATGTTCGCGTGTTGTTAATGCCATCAAAATATTCGTCGGGACACTCCATTGCCGATGCCCGCGATCTGGCTGAGAACCTGGGAATACAATACGAAATAGTCAATATCCACGAAATGGTCGATGCTTTTGACCAGGCATTAGCCCCAATTTTCGAAGGTGTGAACCCGGATGTAACCGAAGAAAATATTCAGGCCCGCATCCGTGGGACATTGATGATGGCCATTTCCAACAAATTTGGCCATATTTTATTAAATACGTCTAATAAAAGCGAGGCTGCGGTCGGTTACGGTACGCTTTACGGTGACATGAACGGTGGCCTTTCGGTGCTGGGCGATGTCTATAAATCGGATGTATTTGCATTGGCGCGTTTCATCAACCGCGAGCACGAAGTGATTCCTGAAAATACCATCATCAAACCGCCGTCGGCCGAACTTCGTCCCGACCAAAAGGATTCTGACTCGTTACCTGATTATGATATTTTGGATAAAATTCTCTTCAACTATATCGAGCTGGCCAAAAGCCCTGACGAAATCATCCGGATGGGGTTTGACGAGGAGACGGTTCACATGGCCGTACGGAAAGTTAACATGAACGAATATAAGCGATTCCAAACACCGCCAATCCTTCGGATATCCTCGAAGGCATTCGGTTTCGGACGCAAAATGCCACTGGTTGCCAAGTACCCTTATTGACATTATTAAGGTTTTATTTACAGCATTTCCTCAGACCTCTTAAATCTGAGTTTACAATTCCTTCAAATTAATTTTATATTTGGATTAATTATTTAACTTTGATGCTGTATAACATAAATGCCCAAATTATATGTTTAGTTCAAACTTTGACCTCGAAGGTCAATTTGAAGACAACAAAACCATATTTTATCTCCTGACTCCCGGGGAGAAGGCAGAAGTAGAGAAATATCAGACCTTAACCTATTACAAGAAAAACGAATATATCTTCAAAGAGGGTGACAAACCTGCCGGGATGCAGTACCTGAGAGAAGGAAAGATTAAGATTTTCAAAGAAGGGGTTGGTGGTCGTGAGCAAATCATCCGGATGGTCAAGCAAAACGGTTTGATTGGTTACCGGTCGTTGCTTGCAGATGAGATGCATAACGGAACAGCTGTAGCCATTGAAGAATCGGCTATCATCACCATTCCGCCGGATATTCTCTACAACGTATTATTGCGTAATCACGATTTTTCGCTGGCACTGATGAAAGATTTAGCCCGTGAGCTTGGTTTTTCGAACCAACGAACGGTTAGCCTTACGCAAAAACATATCCGCGGACGTCTGGCCGAATCGTTGTTACTGCTCCGCAATCAATACGGTTTTGAAAATGATGGCATGACGCTGAAAGTTTACCTTTCGCGCGAAGACATTGCCAATCTCTCGAACATGACAACCTCCAACGCTATTCGCACGCTCTCGACCTTTGCCGGTGAAAAAGTGATTGCGATTGACGGAAGGAAAATTAAAATACTGGACCTGCAACAATTGCAGCGCATCAGTAAATTGGGTTAGCCAAAGTCAGTTTGATAAATAAGACACAAGTCCGGTATCAGTAAAAAAAGATTACCGGACTTGTTTATTCCTCAAAATACACGCGTTTTACCCTTTGTCCGACGGAAGTCAGCACTTCATAAGGAATGGTATGTAATTCTTCGGCCACTTCGCCTACCGGGATTTCTTCCCCAAACACAATCACCCTATCGCCTTCTTCCACATCTAAGCCGGTCACATCAACCATGCACATGTCCATGCAGATATTTCCCACTACCGGGACCTTCGTCCCTTTAACACTCACTTTTCCCACACCGTTACTCAGCAACCGGTTAAAACCGTCAGCATAACCAATGGGCAAAACGGCAATCTGCATATTTTCTTTGGCAACTCCTTTTCGCCCATAGCCGATAGTTTCACCAGCCTGAACGGTCCGAATCTGTGATATTGTCGTCCTCAGTGTCGCTACATTTTGCAGTTCATTCTGAACAAAGGAACTCACACCATACAAGCCAATCCCCAACCGGACCATATCATATTGCTTTCCGGGGAAACGCTCGATACCCGCTGAATTCAGAATGTGCTTCAGAATTTTATAGTCAAAGCCATCCGCGACAATTCGGCCCAACACCTCAAAACGCTCAAACTGCTTGTCGGTAAACGAGTCTTCAACCGGTTCATCCGAAACGGCCAGGTGCGAAAAAATCGACCGTATATAAATGGTATCGCGCGCCTGAACAAAAGCAACCAGCTCTTTCAAATGCTCCTCCGTTTCGAAGCCCAGCCGCTTCATTCCCGTGTCAAGTTTCACATGGATGGGAAAATTCCGCATCGCATTTCGGTGAAGTGCCGCTTCAAAACTCTTCAATAATTCGAGCCGGTAGATGTTGGGTTCCAGCCGGTTCCCTATCATTGCATCGAAACTGTGCTCTTCCGGGTTCATCACCACGATGGGTAACCCGATGCCTTCCCGGCGAAGTGCCACACCTTCGTCGGCAATGGCCACGGCCAGGTAGTCGGCTCGGTGAAATTGCAATACACGCGCCACTTCCGTGGAACCGGTCCCGTACGAAAACGCTTTTACCATGGCCATGATTTGGGTTTCCGGCTTCAGCTTCTGCCGGTAAATTTTCAGGTTATGCGCCAGTGCCGACATATTTATTTCCAATACCGTTTGGTGCACTTTCTCCTGCAACATACCCGATATTAAATCGAACCGGAACGTTCGCGCTCCCTTCAGCAAAATCACTTCATCATGGAAATTGCATCCGTTCAGATGTTGTAAGAAATCTTCGGTGGAATTATAAAATGCCTTGTCTCCTACCGGGAAAAGTTCCTGATAGCGGTTAATTTTGGGGCCAATCCCGACAAAACGATCAACCTTGCGTAACGCAAGATATTCCGCTACTTGTCCGTAAAGTTGTTCTTCGGGAATTCCGGATTGCAAAATATCCGACAAAATGACCGTACTGCGTTTGCCGCTGTTCCCCGCCTGCTGCCTCAAAAAATCAAGTGCATTGAGCAGTGAACCGGTGTCGGAATTATACGAGTCGTCGATGACAATGGCCCCATGTTGACCTTTCTTTAGCTCAAGCCTCATGGCAACCGGTGCTAACCGGGCAAAACGCCCTTCAAAACTCCCCGGTTTGTATCCCATCGCCAGCATCGTTGCCCAGCAATGAATACCATTCTCTACGTAAGCATCGTCGGTAAACGGAAGAAAAATTGTCATTTCACTTCCGTTAAAAATTCCGTCTATTTGCGAACCATCTTTTCTTCTTTTGTCTTCCCCGATGAATAAATCGGCACTTTCGTCTTCCCGCGACCAGCGAAAAAGATCGGCGCTCCAGCCTTCTGTCTTTTTCGTGGTAACCGCTTTTTGCAGTTCGTCAAAATCGGAACAGTAGACAAAATGTTTGCTATGATTGAAAAGCTGCAGTTTTTCTTTGACCAAATGACGCTGATTCCGAAAATTCTCGAGATGGGCCTGGCCAAGGTGCGTAAATACGCCCCATTCGGGATGTAACAGGTTCTCGAGCTTTTCCATTTCGCCCGGCATGGAAATACCAGCCTCAAATATGGCCAGATTGAATTGCTCATCCATCAACCAAACCGATAGCGGATTTCCAATCTGTGAATTGTAACTTCGCGGGCTGCGAATAATTTTGTGTTCCGGCGCCATCAACTCACTCAGCCACTCTTTCACAATGGTTTTCCCATTGCTACCGGTAATCCCGAGAACCGGATAACTAAACCGGTTTCGATGGTACGTTGCCAGTTTCTGAAGGGCCTCCAACGAATCGGGAACCTGGATAAAAGCAGCTTCTGTAAATTCTGATCCAGCCGGTATTTCTTCAACAACAAAAGCCCGGACACCGTGCAAATAAGCATCCCTTACGTATTGGTGGCCATCGCGCAGATTTCCGCGAAGTGCAAAAAACAACGTCTCCGGTCCGGCTAAAACGGTACGACTGTCGAACGATAAAAACCGGATGTGCACCCCGCCGTTATTTCCGTTCAAATTCCCGTTCGTAATCTCCGATACTTCCTTTAAGGGATAAGCTGTCATAAGTCGTTATTTGGTCGCTTCGCGGTAGCACGACCGGCAAAGCGGTTCATAAGCATCTTTTTCGCCCAGCAATACCAATTTATCGGCATCGCTCAACCGATGGCTGTAATGAGCTAAATTTCCGCAACGCATGCAAATGGCATGTACCTTCGTCACATATTCGGCACAAGCCATTAAACCCGGCATAGGACCAAACGGTTTGCCACGGAAATCCATGTCGAGGCCGGCCGCAATTACACGGACCCCTTGATCGGCCAGTTTCATGCACACATCCACAATCCCTACATCAAAAAACTGGGCCTCATCGATACCCACAACATCCACATTACTTGATAATAAAAGAATATTCGAGGAGTTTTCAACGGCCGTTGAACGAATGGCGTTTTCGTCGTGCGACACCACTTCGGTTTCCGAATACCGGACATCAACAGCGGGTTTAAATATTTCCACCTTCTGCCGGGCGATTTCGGCACGGCGCAACCGACGAATCAATTCTTCGGTTTTTCCTGAAAACATGGAACCTGCAATTACTTCGATGCAGCCATGTTTTGTTTTTGCATTTAGGTTCGTTTCGATAAACATGAGGTAAAAATAACCAAATTGTCTCCTTTCACAGAGATTCTTTTTCCACAATTGAACGAAATATGTATTCAATCATTTCTTAATCCCAGACCAGGCTAAATTAACCGTTTTTGATTAAGGATTAATAACGAACAAGATACACGCAGGACCTGACTTTTTTATACTTTTACTTCCACAAATACGAACCGCAAAACCATCATACATATGGAAGCCTCAATATTGTTGCAAATCATCAAAGATGACATCAAAATATTAAACAATCTGGCACTTGATTTAACAACCGATGCCGGACTCTCTTCCGATGAAGTGGAGATTGTCCTTACCCGTGCAAGGAATGTGGTAAAAGAGTTGGAATTGCTGGAATCAAAGGCTTCGGAAAAGGCTGGCCCCAATCAAGTGGCTACTTCCCTGCAGCCCCCAAAAAAGGTCGAAGAAAAGCCGGCGGAAACTGAGACAAGAGAGGACATAACTCCGAAGATCGCTAAGAAAGAAGAGATCAGCAATGAAAAGAAGCCGGAAGTGAAAGAACCGGAAATAAAAGAAGAACCAAACACGAATACAGAAGAAATTGCGGATGACCCCGATATGGAATTACTGGAGATAGGACAAGAGACGAAGCGTAAAACCCTGGGGGAATCAGTTTCTGCACAACGCTCTCTAAACGACTTGATTGGAGATGGCCACACTGAAGATGCTTACATGAACCGGCCACTGAAGAGTATTCGCGAAGGGATCAGCCTGAATGACCGGTATCTTTTTGTCAGGGAGCTTTTTGAAAACAGCAACGATAAGTTCAATGAAACGGTTGAAACACTGGATCGGGCAGAAAACATACAGGAAGCTGTTCATTTTCTGAAATCAAATTACAAATGGAATAAGTCAGAAACCAGTCAAAAGTTTTTGTCACTGGTTAAACGCCGCTTTTTAAATTAACATTATGGGAAAATTGTTTCTCATCCCTACCCCGATTGGGAACCTGGAAGATATAACATTCCGGGCCGTGAGGATTTTAAAGGAAGTCGATCTGATATTAGCGGAAGACACCCGGACCTCGGGAAAATTGCTAAAACACTATGAAATTGAAAATCGAGTAACAGCTCACCATAAGTTTAATGAACACAAAACAGCCGGCCGGTTTGCCGAACGAATTTTAGGTGGCGAAAGCATTGCACTCATTTCCGATGCCGGTACCCCGGGGATTTCCGATCCCGGCTTTCTTTTGATCCGAAGTTGCCTGGACATTGGTGCCGAAGTGGAATGCCTTCCCGGAGCAACCGCTTTTGTCCCCGCGCTTGTCAACTCCGGATTACCAGCTGATAAGTTCTGCTTCGAAGGGTTTCTTCCGCAAAAGAAGGGACGACAAAAACGGCTCACCGAGTTGGAATCGGAAGAGCGGACCATCATATTCTACGAGTCGCCACACCGGCTGCTGAAGATGCTGGAACAGTTCGCCGAGCATTTTGGCGAAGAAAGACAAATTTCCGTTTCCAGGGAACTTTCCAAGCTGCATGAAGAAAATGCGCGAGGTACCATTGCCGAAGTTTTAGAACACTTCACTGAAAAAGGAGTGAAGGGTGAAATCGTCGTCGTACTGGAAGGTTTGCAACATGCCCTCAAAAATAAAGACAAAAAGAGGCACGAAGGAGATGAGATGCCTTGAAGTATCCTCACTGACCAAATTTGTTTAGATGAAACATTACCGGCACCTGTTTTTTGATTTAGATAATACCCTCTGGGATTTTGAAACGAACTCGTATCATGCACTTGAAAGCGCTTTCCGACAATTAGGCTTACACGAAAAGCTAACCAGTTTTGGGGACTATTTCAAAATCTATTACCGCATCAATCATCATTTGTGGGAATTGTACCGAAACCGGGACATCACGAAGGAAAAACTGATTGTTAAACGATTTGAGGACTCTTTGCAGGAATACGGACTGCCCCAACCCGGAAAAGGGAGGGAGATCAACGAGGCATACTTATCTCAGATGCCATTAAAAACCCAATTAGTTGAAGGTGCCCGGGAAGTACTGGAGGCTTTGCATAAGAAATACAAGCTTTACATTATTACAAACGGTTTCCGGGAAGTTCAACACCAAAAACTGACCAACACTCAACTGGAGCATTTTTTCCATAAGGTATTTATATCGGAAGCTATCGGTGCACCCAAACCCAGTCGTGAAATATTTGAACATGCCCTGAAATCCAGCAATGCGCGTAAACTGGGGTCATTGATGATTGGTGATTCATGGGAAGCAGATATAAAAGGCGCCCTGGAATTTGGCATTGATCAGGTCTTCCTTTCGGATGATTTTTCAAACTACCTGTTACAAATAAAGGAAAAGCCAAATACCCATGAAATAGAAAATAAGAACGGAGATTACATCCAACTTACGAATGGCCAGTCCTCCACTTATTTTATTCATCGCCTATCGGAATTAATAAACATCCTTGATATAAACACCCCTAAATATCATATTCATTAATCGGAAACACCTATTCATATTCGATTCAGTCACGACGAACCGAATTCCCCAATTTAATCCTTAACGTCTCGGGACAAAGATCCTCTTTTTCGCGACCTTTCCACAGAAACTACACAAAAACCAGAAATACCCCCACCATACCACCATCGATACATTGTTTTTTATGTATTTTTTCAAATACACCCCCATAAAATATGGACGCATATGTTACCTAACAATTATCATTGCCAACAACCGTTATTTATATTCTGTCTAAATTAATATAGCCGTTTATGTTTTATAATGATTCTGTAAAACATGAAAAATCCTCACTTTCTGACAATTTCAAATTGTAAAAAGTAAAAAATGACTTCAATCATGGTTAAAAATCATTCTTAACGAACCTCTCGCAGACATCTATAAAGTTGCATATAAATTTCATTTGAATATATTTGCATTCAGTAACACTTTTTAACCAATACTTTACAATTAATTACGAATTGAAATGAATCAGTGTTATTAAGCAACCGACATGGCAGAGTCGGCCAAAACAAAAAATCAAATTTTGAATTGATATCCGGTCGTTGAACCGGATGAGGTGGGGTCATGGTCCTTAAACCATGTTAGGCCAGATAAGCAAATCCGGCGTGTGTGTATTTTTCTTATTCCGAATGCTTGTAATTTCTATAACCACCTGAAAATTGGGAATTAATGCTTACTGTTAAACGTTAAAACTATTTTTATGAAAAAATTTTCGCTGTTACTTGTTCTCCTTGGTTTTCTTGGATTGCAGGTCGCTTTTGCACAAACCAGGGACATTTCAGGCCTTGTGACCTCCGGCGAAGACGGAAGTACAATACCTGGGGCATCTGTCGTTGTTAAGGGTACCACGCTGGGTACAGTTACCGACATGGATGGTAAATTCACATTGAAGGTACCGGAAAATGCCGCTGCCTTAACGGTCACTTTTGTGGGAATGAAAACTAAGGAAGTTCCCCTTACTTCTCAAAGTGTTTACAACATTAAACTTGCACCGGAAAATATTGCGGTAGATGAGGTTGTTGTAACGGCACTTGGTGTCTCGCGTGAGAAAAAATCGTTGGGATACGCTGTTCAGCAAGTTAGCGGTGATGATCTGAACAAAGTGAAGACCGACAACTTTGCGAACCTTCTATCGGGTCGTGCTGCTGGTGTACAAATTAAAGCCAACGGTAACATGGGTGGTTCTACCAACGTAGTTATTCGTGGTAATGCTTCCTTAACCGGTA
Encoded proteins:
- a CDS encoding NAD+ synthase — translated: MKIALAQLNYHIGNFQDNKGKIIRNIGKAREAGAELVVFSELSVTGYYPHDLLERKEFIEHSQKTIEEIARHCTGIAALVGGPGINRSPKGKMLYNSAFFLKDGKIESVHHKTLLPTYDVFDEYRHFEPNHNFELIELNGKKLAVTICEDLWYNQPVLSAFGREKLYAVSPMEEFAKQNPDLVINLSASPFSYNQEKLRKDILLNNAHDFNIPIVYVNQVGAQTEIIFDGGSLFIDANGDVVDELAYFEEDFRIIDTENTKSKGILREYEPIAKMYGALILGIKDYFGKMDFKQATLGLSGGIDSAVTVVLAARALGPENVRVLLMPSKYSSGHSIADARDLAENLGIQYEIVNIHEMVDAFDQALAPIFEGVNPDVTEENIQARIRGTLMMAISNKFGHILLNTSNKSEAAVGYGTLYGDMNGGLSVLGDVYKSDVFALARFINREHEVIPENTIIKPPSAELRPDQKDSDSLPDYDILDKILFNYIELAKSPDEIIRMGFDEETVHMAVRKVNMNEYKRFQTPPILRISSKAFGFGRKMPLVAKYPY
- a CDS encoding porin family protein → MKKPLALAVVLTMMAFSSYAQRPFRLTFVASPQFSWLTSDSKSVKNDQSHLGFDYGVEADIFLGSESYALTTGLTMNQTGGNLIYQTGQNFTFAGESLPPGTQIEYRLKYLEVPLAIKLRSKDFGRMNIYAQFGLTNYLNIKSSGTSSDGTLDHTNVSDEVKMFNMGLNIGFGLEHDLGGNNALTAGVTYNNGFTDVTSNSSVKDNTNLKSLRFRLGFIF
- a CDS encoding thymidine kinase; this encodes MFIETNLNAKTKHGCIEVIAGSMFSGKTEELIRRLRRAEIARQKVEIFKPAVDVRYSETEVVSHDENAIRSTAVENSSNILLLSSNVDVVGIDEAQFFDVGIVDVCMKLADQGVRVIAAGLDMDFRGKPFGPMPGLMACAEYVTKVHAICMRCGNLAHYSHRLSDADKLVLLGEKDAYEPLCRSCYREATK
- a CDS encoding bifunctional UDP-N-acetylmuramoyl-tripeptide:D-alanyl-D-alanine ligase/alanine racemase, translating into MTAYPLKEVSEITNGNLNGNNGGVHIRFLSFDSRTVLAGPETLFFALRGNLRDGHQYVRDAYLHGVRAFVVEEIPAGSEFTEAAFIQVPDSLEALQKLATYHRNRFSYPVLGITGSNGKTIVKEWLSELMAPEHKIIRSPRSYNSQIGNPLSVWLMDEQFNLAIFEAGISMPGEMEKLENLLHPEWGVFTHLGQAHLENFRNQRHLVKEKLQLFNHSKHFVYCSDFDELQKAVTTKKTEGWSADLFRWSREDESADLFIGEDKRRKDGSQIDGIFNGSEMTIFLPFTDDAYVENGIHCWATMLAMGYKPGSFEGRFARLAPVAMRLELKKGQHGAIVIDDSYNSDTGSLLNALDFLRQQAGNSGKRSTVILSDILQSGIPEEQLYGQVAEYLALRKVDRFVGIGPKINRYQELFPVGDKAFYNSTEDFLQHLNGCNFHDEVILLKGARTFRFDLISGMLQEKVHQTVLEINMSALAHNLKIYRQKLKPETQIMAMVKAFSYGTGSTEVARVLQFHRADYLAVAIADEGVALRREGIGLPIVVMNPEEHSFDAMIGNRLEPNIYRLELLKSFEAALHRNAMRNFPIHVKLDTGMKRLGFETEEHLKELVAFVQARDTIYIRSIFSHLAVSDEPVEDSFTDKQFERFEVLGRIVADGFDYKILKHILNSAGIERFPGKQYDMVRLGIGLYGVSSFVQNELQNVATLRTTISQIRTVQAGETIGYGRKGVAKENMQIAVLPIGYADGFNRLLSNGVGKVSVKGTKVPVVGNICMDMCMVDVTGLDVEEGDRVIVFGEEIPVGEVAEELHTIPYEVLTSVGQRVKRVYFEE
- a CDS encoding YjjG family noncanonical pyrimidine nucleotidase; translation: MKHYRHLFFDLDNTLWDFETNSYHALESAFRQLGLHEKLTSFGDYFKIYYRINHHLWELYRNRDITKEKLIVKRFEDSLQEYGLPQPGKGREINEAYLSQMPLKTQLVEGAREVLEALHKKYKLYIITNGFREVQHQKLTNTQLEHFFHKVFISEAIGAPKPSREIFEHALKSSNARKLGSLMIGDSWEADIKGALEFGIDQVFLSDDFSNYLLQIKEKPNTHEIENKNGDYIQLTNGQSSTYFIHRLSELINILDINTPKYHIH
- a CDS encoding Crp/Fnr family transcriptional regulator; amino-acid sequence: MFSSNFDLEGQFEDNKTIFYLLTPGEKAEVEKYQTLTYYKKNEYIFKEGDKPAGMQYLREGKIKIFKEGVGGREQIIRMVKQNGLIGYRSLLADEMHNGTAVAIEESAIITIPPDILYNVLLRNHDFSLALMKDLARELGFSNQRTVSLTQKHIRGRLAESLLLLRNQYGFENDGMTLKVYLSREDIANLSNMTTSNAIRTLSTFAGEKVIAIDGRKIKILDLQQLQRISKLG
- a CDS encoding DUF1080 domain-containing protein, coding for MKKIIMFLMVAAIAFAGCKNQSKKATKENTAAKKVEKSVPAPLNTLTDQEKKDGWILLFDGKTSDGWRGYKKDHFPAGWEVADGTLHCLGSGRGEAGSVDGGDIIYDKKYGNFDLKLDWKISEGGNSGIMYLGQETKDHIWETAPEMQILDNERHPDAKLGKDGNRQAGSLYDLIPAKPQNAKPAGEWNSIEIISYKGTIVHKQNGETVVEYHLWTPEWNKLVAGSKFPALNPDWANVATEGYIGLQDHGDDVWFRNIKIKEL
- the rsmI gene encoding 16S rRNA (cytidine(1402)-2'-O)-methyltransferase — protein: MGKLFLIPTPIGNLEDITFRAVRILKEVDLILAEDTRTSGKLLKHYEIENRVTAHHKFNEHKTAGRFAERILGGESIALISDAGTPGISDPGFLLIRSCLDIGAEVECLPGATAFVPALVNSGLPADKFCFEGFLPQKKGRQKRLTELESEERTIIFYESPHRLLKMLEQFAEHFGEERQISVSRELSKLHEENARGTIAEVLEHFTEKGVKGEIVVVLEGLQHALKNKDKKRHEGDEMP